The following nucleotide sequence is from Nitrospira sp..
GCCTGTTCGTGATCGGGAAATATCTGGAGCGCTTCCCGCAACGAGACCTCCGCCTGGTCAAACGCATGGCGCTGATCGTAGAAGCGCGCCAGTCTCAGCCGGTGGTCGTAAAAGGTCGGCTCTTCCTGGATCATTTGCCGCAACACCTGTTCGGTGGCCTTGTCATCTTTCGCCTGATCCAGAATGGTCTTCAGATTGTTCAGCAGGTCCAGGTTATGTGGGTGCGCTTGGAGCGCCCGCTGCAGCGTCGATTTGGCTTCCTGGAATCGATGTTGATGGCCATAGAGTGTCGCCAAGAGAATGGCGACATCCGGCTCCGTGGGGTGACGGCGGCTGAGGGCTTCTGCCCGGTCTAATGCCTCTGGAATCTTGTCCTGCTGGGCCCGCACGGCGATTTTCAGCGCCTCGGCCCGTGGATCCTGCGGAACCTTCGCCAATACCTTGTCCGCGGCTCGCATGACATCATCGGTCAGCCTGGCTTCAAGGTAATATTTTGCCAAGGTGAGCAGCGCATCGCGGTGATCGGGAACGAGTTCGACCACCTGCTGGTAGTTGGCGACGGCATTGCGCCAGTTCTTTTCTTTCTCTTCCACTTGGGCCACGAGGAAGTAGGCCTCGGCATCCTTGGGATCGATCTTCAGGACATTACGGAGGGCGACACGGGCTTTGGGATAGTTCCCTGCCTGGATATAGTCCTGTGCCTTGGCGCGGTACTGGGCCTTGCGTTCCTGCGGGCCGCCGCAAGCCAGCAATCCCATCGTCACCAGGAGGATGAAGAGCCACTGTTTCATTTCGTTCCTACAACCAGGCCCGGACTCCTAGACCAAACAATATCCACAAGGACACCAGCCCGAATTGTTTCACGCGATCGGCGAACGTATGCAGCAACAGCTCAAACGAGAAATACAACACGATGAGTTTTGCCGCAAGGATGCTGAGCGTGGGCATGTCCGCCCGCATTTCCGGCAACAGCGGGACGATCAAGGCAAAAAACACCATGAGATAATCCAACGGCGTGGTCTGAAACCGATTGCCCCGGCTGAACCGCATACTCAACAACACCAGGATGGCGATCACGGCCAGCAGGGTATTTTGCGTCACGTAAATCGGCCAGATGTCCAGGATACCCGATTGTTCTCCCATATACATAAGGAAGGCGCTGCCCACGTACAAGCCCCCTCGCACGAAATGGGAGCGATATTCCGGCATGAGCCAGAGGCCTCCCAAAACCACGGCGAAGAGGCCCAGCGCCGCATACCCCACATCCATCGGGACATGGCCCGGCACAAACACATTGGCGATCAAAAACAGCGGCACCACGACCGCGAGAAACCGCGGCGCCATGTCGCTGAGCCATAACCCGATACGAGCCATCTTGGTATCGGAGAGGACCCGTCCGTCCGTCGATTCAGACAACAGAATGCCCCCGCGTTCAGTGGCGACGAACAGGGCAAACATGGCGAAGGCGAATGTGCCATACATGGTCAGGATCAAGGCGTCGGATTGCCAGCGCAGGAGATAGGCCAAGCCGACCATCACTGCTTGAATGCCATAGATGACGATGACGGCTTCGTAATGGGAGAGGCCCAGCGCCAGCAATTTATGATGCACATGGTTCCGGTCCCCAATGAAGGGCGATCGGCCCTTCGCCAGCCGCTGTCCCAT
It contains:
- a CDS encoding undecaprenyl/decaprenyl-phosphate alpha-N-acetylglucosaminyl 1-phosphate transferase → MTSAVFFSFITSLFICMALIPPLQLNAGRWSFMDLPGGRKVHANPIPRIGGIAFGSAALLSIFFWGPQDPAVGPVLLSALVILAFGIWDDRANLNYKVKLIGQLVAVFAVVIVGDIRLEQVPFLYDENAPLWLALPLTVVFLVGAANAVNLSDGLDGLAGGLAFLSFAGIAYLAYLSHDTTVLVFAAGFLGGLLGFLRYNTYPARIFMGDAGSQLLGFSMGVLVLLLSDPSRNPFPVTIGLLVLGLPFLDTIAVMGQRLAKGRSPFIGDRNHVHHKLLALGLSHYEAVIVIYGIQAVMVGLAYLLRWQSDALILTMYGTFAFAMFALFVATERGGILLSESTDGRVLSDTKMARIGLWLSDMAPRFLAVVVPLFLIANVFVPGHVPMDVGYAALGLFAVVLGGLWLMPEYRSHFVRGGLYVGSAFLMYMGEQSGILDIWPIYVTQNTLLAVIAILVLLSMRFSRGNRFQTTPLDYLMVFFALIVPLLPEMRADMPTLSILAAKLIVLYFSFELLLHTFADRVKQFGLVSLWILFGLGVRAWL